Proteins co-encoded in one Cricetulus griseus strain 17A/GY chromosome 1 unlocalized genomic scaffold, alternate assembly CriGri-PICRH-1.0 chr1_1, whole genome shotgun sequence genomic window:
- the CUNH7orf57 gene encoding uncharacterized protein C7orf57 homolog — MRNTSKEVPGASNRYATCDWYYHLPAKRSEKAVGAPPASQIPGLSDVGDSPNENMPRARRYWIKETDSEYVKLAKQGGRPDLLKHFVPGTRKGSPVAYSLPDWYIHHSKPPTAHHREVPVVSMPDYMVYEEFNSDQANGSYESRRGPFDFDMKTVWQREAEELEIEKRKVKLPAINSKNPSKVGTPVSHKDSERSKLSLPPMPGQKSSSPTNFSKLISNGYKDEWFQQQQADADKRTPKTSRASLSNQSTKDSENTQDTETAQDPEAPEVSEKTPDEEGSPSESTPAELK, encoded by the exons ACTGGTATTACCACCTACCTGCAAAGCGCTCTGAGAAGGCTGTGGGTGCCCCACCTGCATCCCAGATCCCAGGGCTCAGTGACGTGGGAGACTCCCCAAATGAAAACATGCCCCGTGCTCGGAGATACTGGATAAAAGAAACAGACTCAGAGTATGTGAAGCTGGCTAAGCAAGGCGGCAGACCTG ATTTGCTGAAGCACTTTGTCCCTGGAACCAGGAAGGGCTCCCCAGTAGCCTACTCCCTGCCAGACTGGTATATCCACCACAGCAAGCCTCCGACAGCTCACCATCGAGA AGTCCCCGTGGTGTCCATGCCAGATTACATGGTGTATGAAGAATTCAACTCTGATCAGGCCAATGGTAGTTATGAGTCCAGACGAGGCCCCTTTGACTTTGATATGAAAACAGTTTGGCAAAGAGAGGCCGAGGAACTTGAAATTGAGAAAAGAAAG GTGAAACTGCCAGCCATTAACTCCAAGAATCCTAGCAAAGTGGGGACCCCAGTTAGCCACAAAGACTCTGAACGAAGCAAGCTGTCATTGCCTCCTAT GCCTGGTCAAAAAAGCAGTTCACCAACAAACTTTTCCAAACTTATCAGCAACGGCTATAAGGATGAATGGTTCCAGCAGCAGCAAGCAGATGCTGACAAGAGAACTCCAAAGACATCCAGGGCATCCTTGTCCAACCAGTCCACAAAGGACTCAGAAAATACCCAGGACACAGAGACAGCCCAAGATCCAGAGGCCCCTGAAGTCTCTGAGAAAACTCCAGATGAGG AAGGATCCCCATCAGAATCAACGCCTGCTGAGCTCAAATAA